AGTTACTAAGGAGATCTTCATACTCGCAACTATTGGCTGTggcaaaaacaaattatttaccTCATTATCATATTCCTTAGCAGCAGCAAAACAATCCACACATTCAAAGTGCATGAGATGGGTAGGAGACTGGACAAAACAAGTCAACATCACTTACACAATGATGGGCTTTTCCTTTCTTAAGGGACATATCAGGTGCCTTAGTCAAGCTCACTGATCAATctaacacttttttattttgaatttggtCATGTTTGTAAATGAATTGACCTACTTTTCTCCCTTAGCCAAAAGagtaatatgaatataaataaatctctCTACACCTGCAGCCTAATATAGGGGCCACTAGTCACATGTAgctattgaaatttaaattattctaAACTAAAGTAAAAAATTTAGTCCCTTAATcttactagccacatttcaagtgttcaaagGTCACATGTGACTAATGACTACTTGTAAGACATATGCTGATAGagaatatttccttcatttcataCTCTTCAATAGCACTGTTTCAGACCCCAAAGCTTTCTTTCTGGAGAAACAGGTATCTATGGGAAGATAAAGATGCAAAACAATGATAATATGCACTCTTTCCTTCTGGTATTTCTTGGATTCTCCCCAAACTCAACAAATTTCAAGCTACTCATCATACTGCTCACAAGGTTGACAATTCTTGGGTATGGTCTCCTTGTACCCCTCCCACAATCTCAGAGAAATGGCTCTCTGACTACTCAGTAATTTAGGCCGAGACTGGATCAGTCGGAACTTCATCTTTCCTACTTCAGACCAGCATTCAACCAGGACAGGTAACAAACCCTGGCTATTCTATTCCTTGTTTTCCAACCCTGTCcaattttctcattcattttgtcAGTGATGCAGtaaagacatctttttttttttttaacccatagTTTTCAACACTTTTCTAGCTGGCTTCCATCCAATTGTGTCTACATACTATTGTTAGGAAGCTCTTTATAAAACATGGTTCTGGCCCTGTCACTCTTCTGTTTAAAACCTTTCAGTTGAGTGCTTATTGATAACAGGATAAATTCCATGCTTCTTAGCAAATAGCATTCAGAAGAGTTGGTAATATGTAACCCTTTTTTCTTCATTAGTTGATTTATAGCTTGAATACAATCAATATTATGAATTATACCTATATAATTCAGTCAGTAAGAATGCTAACTAAAGGTGAATGTACTTGAAAGGTAAAAATCTCAACAAATGATATTTATTCAACtctattattcataataattttaatcCAAGCATCCCAACTATAAAGAGCTAACAGCTATTTTTACTTCATTACAACTTtagaaatcatatatatgatatttttttaaattctctcctgTTGCAAcaatatttgtgtgggtctatgaGTCAGTGCTACATACAGATTTgattttgccattaaaaatatgCAGTAAACTACTATCAAAACACAGGGAGAGTAATTATTAAGTTAAACACTGTGATTTCAATTATACtacagaaaaaagaggaaatcagcATGATGAACTCATTAgcacacaaaaatatttcatttgcctGTCTAGATTGAGCTATAATGTGATCTTACACCCATAGATTTACACTTCAAAATAAGACTTTTGGTATAATGATACTAACTTTGAGGAAATGAACTATTTATCAGAAATATGTATAGTTAATATTAATGAGCTTTGCATAGTCACAAAAACACATTGATGGTAGATCTTTCATTATCTTACATGTGGTAATATTTTCACTGCAAGTAATGTGTAGGTTACTAAATAAActgtgtaaaatatttacataaacacAGTCTGTTAAGTAACATATTTGTCTTTTGCATAAGGATACTATTTAAATTGGTTCCTTTAGGAGATTTCTTaacccataaaaataaaataaaacatcaactGTTTCTTATAATAGCAAGGTAATCACTTCAAACTTACTGCATAGTCCATCCTCACAGTTACCAGGGCAACTGGCACAAGGTGTTCCTTGCTGGTAAGGGGTATTCTTTTTACTCACATTGTTACcgctggaatttaaaatacataatgtcAAATAACTTCACTTTACAATTTAGTTTATACTCCCCAAAAGCAGTATAAATTACCAAATATGGATGACTATTAAATGCTTTTAGGTATgttaacaaaactgaaaaattataatTCCCAGTGAGTAAcattcaaattaagaaaatacttcaCATGTTGACCCATGTCCTTGACTATAATTTTTCAGTCTGAGCAACTAAATCACATTAATGGGAGTGtaaagttttcagagtatatTTCAATGTGGCAACACTTTTCATCTCCCACTAGACATGGTCAAATTTGTTAAGACAGTACACCCAATGTGAGTGCTAGGGAATAGAACATATCCCCCAAGAGAGACAAAAGAGCCTCTGGGACATAGGGATTATAGtttggaaaagaatatttaatattacaatatcatttttatttgaaacataataaaataccaaatttcatacacacacacacacacacacacacacacacacacacacacacatacattttacttttagaatGAGAGTAGTTAGTGGTGTGTGTGCTTGTcagacagggaaggaaaagaaggtttGTGAATTTCTAGAGGTggtatgtgaaatatttttatgtttactaaAAAGGGaacgttaattaaaaaaagttttgagaagCATGAATATCCAGAGTGTAATCACATTATAGTCACTAAGTTATAACTCGCTTGTGATCATTACCTATTGGCCATTTAATTCATTTGAAATACAAGGGAGTCCAAATATCAATAGTGTCAAGTGGGACAAAGACACAAGCCCATGCATTTGAATCTCAGGCTCTACAAAGGATATATCTGAATGTGTGTGAGCCCCTGGAAAAATGTGAACTAGACACAAACATGTTCCGAAAGTGCTCTCACCCCTGCTTTCCCTCATTATTCACTCCAGCTCTCACTTCAGATACCTGGTGTCAGACCCTCCTCTCTTATAGCCAGACAGTGAATTTGGATGCATTCTCCTAAGAACTTTTCAATTCTTTCTACTAAACCCTCATAGGTGCTTGCAGGAAGATGGCATTGGAAGTCATACTTCTCAAACGGGAGATCTATATACTTGGGTTATCGACAGTCTCAAAATAAAACCTGAAGGAAGCTTGGTTTTAGGGGTCTCCTGTCCCTGGTGGCAAggaatttcaaacatttaaagaaattagggTTAACAGATATGCTGAGATTAGATCTTCAGTATATCCACAGAATTTATTCTGGGTAAGTTCAAACATAATCTTTGATGAAAGAACACATTTCCTGCTGCAAGTCAGGACCTTAAAGAATGGTTCATTATGGAGATTTTGTGCAAATTTCTGAAAAACAAGGATTAAGGATGTTCTCTCCTGGACTCCGAAATACATTAAAGATCTCTTGAAAACACCTTTGAGAGTCAATGAATGAATCATCTGTGATGGTAATAACATAGGCAGCGTTTTAGATAAGCAGGGGTGGGAACATTTTAGCAGAAAGAGCTGAAATCACAATCAGCCATTCCCAGTTTCCCAGTCCACTACCATCCCTTGCTTAACCATCAGGCTGCCACCTTCCTAGAGTATGAAGTTAGTGAGAACTAATGACATCAAATCTACAGAAATGCACACTACCCATGCTTTCCCTCATTATAGCTGTGAGCCTAAGGGAAATGTCACTGAGAGAAAAGATGTCACATTAAGGAAAGAGAGTTTCAGATTTTACACTTGGAATTTAGAATATGGTCTCTTCTCTGATAATTGAATGTATCACAACTTAAAAGGCATTTCTAAAGATTTATCCCTTTTGGatagacctagagagtattatgctaagtgaaataaattagacagagaaagacagatagcacaTGATTCACTTGTGTGTGGattctaaaaaacaaatcaggcaaataagcaaaaagcagaaacagaccatAGGtacaagggggtgggggatgggtaaaatgggtaaAGAGGAGTGGGAGGTATgaacttccagttatggaataaataagtgatggggatagaaggtacagcatagggactaTAGTCAATTGTATTGTAATAGCATGTAATAGCATGGTGACtgatgatagctacacttgtgagcatggCATAAGGTATAGACTTGTCACTATGttatatacctaaaactaatatgacATTGTGGATCAACTatgcatgaattttaaaaaatgaaaaaaaaattccttcattcCCTTTACTGAAATGTGTTTTATATCCCAGTTTGTTTATTCcgtaagaatttcaaaatattaaactgCACATAGGATTATTGTGTTAAACTCTAAAGTATATACTTACGCAGGACAATATTGGCAAACATAGtagtattttaaactttcttgATTGGGACAATAGGCAATTCCACATCCAACGTGGAAAGAGGAGTACCAGACAAGCTACAAATCCAAAAAGGAATATGGGAGAGTACattaaagaagatagaaaatattgaaaaaataataacaaatgtaaaactgaaaacaTGGTACTATTATAGTTTGTAGCCAAGTACCTTATGGAAATATTTAGTTCAATTATTGAAACaagtcacaaattttaaaatattaaattttaacataCATTCACTATTTTATCCAATCCTAATTTAGAAAAAGTATGGAGTATGCTTTCTTACCAAGAGTTTTGCAAActatggggaaaaaagacagcTCTAGATGAAGTACCAGCTAATGCTAGGACTATTCTGTCTAGTCAGGCTCTTACCCAAATTAAATATTGGACTtggtcataatttaaaatttatttaattattttgagagagagagagagagagagagaacatacacaagtggggaaggggtagacagagggacgagagagaatcccaagcagtcaccacgctgtcagctcagagccctacatggggctcgatctcaggaacctgaaccgaaatcaagagtcagacacttaactgactgagccacctggcgccCCAGGGCTTGGTCATAATTTAAAGATGCTTTCTATATTAGAGCATTTGCGGCaaaagtgttttcatttgtttctcttaccTGGGTGTAATGTCCAACAACTGAACTGGAACTCTTAGGTCCTACACCATAGACAAAATTATTGCGTTCCTCATACCAGTTTTGGATCGCATTTGACCAGGAAGTAGGGTCACTTGACATATAGAGATTCTCACCACATTTTGTACCTAAAGAGAAACATCATTCATGAGGAAGCAATAAACTATGCAATGGCAAAAGCAACCAACTATATGAACACAAGGATGTTGCCTTTCAAACATAGTGCCTATACTTGCTAACTGTTAATACATAATAAAAGGACTTCTGTCCTTATCAGCTATAAAGTTGAATAGAAGACAGATCTGTCTAGCATGCTAAGGCTGGCCTCAACATGTACAACTTTGAGTAGGTTGAGAAGACCGTATGCTTTAAAAATCCTCTGGATTGccaaaaatgcattctttttcatGCTAAATTCACATGTGCAATATCTTCTATGCTCTCAGCTTTGTATTGTAAATTTGCAAAAAGCAGTGACcaccttttattcttttcctcttcttgttcACCCTCACCAGAGATTTTTCATATACTGGACTCTGAGTAAATGATTATGactatgattatgattatgattatgattttgTGTGAACTTGGATAAAAAGATCTAGAAGTGATTTTAAGAGCACCAGTTAAGAGGCAACTGACATCAGGGGGGAATGGAAGTTTTGAAAGTTTTTGGATCCTCCCTTAATCAATGAATCAGAATGTCATAAGGCCAAATATTCCTCAGAAGATTTGGTAAGAAAAACCTTGCAGGGTGACATCAGAAAGATGG
The nucleotide sequence above comes from Panthera tigris isolate Pti1 chromosome B2, P.tigris_Pti1_mat1.1, whole genome shotgun sequence. Encoded proteins:
- the LOC102954145 gene encoding cysteine-rich secretory protein 2-like; protein product: MAVFPIVLFLAAVLLPSLPTEAKDPSFTALLTTQTQIQKEIVNKHNELRKSVSPPASNMLKMEWNRETAANAQKWANKCTLEHSNAEDRKTSTKCGENLYMSSDPTSWSNAIQNWYEERNNFVYGVGPKSSSSVVGHYTQLVWYSSFHVGCGIAYCPNQESLKYYYVCQYCPAGNNVSKKNTPYQQGTPCASCPGNCEDGLCTNSCEYEDLLSNCDSLKTTAGCGHELLQEKCKATCLCENKIY